CTGAAATCTGTGCATTGCATTTATTCCAAACGGTTCTTTTATTCCCCAGTACCTggaaacatttttaatttgaacATAGGCTGAGAATGTTGTTGGCACGTGCTTATTTCCCTGAATATATCAATGTTTGTAGTATTAGATTTATCATCTGACATAAGTGAACATGTATTTTACTGTTTTTTGGAAGAACTGcttttctttctaaatgttCTTTATGGTGGATTGTATTTGAAGCAATTGCTCGAACTGTTGGCCATTTGTCCAAGAGTGCTGAAGTCATGAAACTTGTAAACAACCTCATGAAAGCTCCACAAATGGCTGCCACGATGCAAGAATTTAGCAAAGAAATGATCAAGGTAATTTTCAAGTTTGTAACTTTGTTGCATTTACGTGCCAGTTTTTGTTTCATAATATTTACCATCGTGGTCAACACCTTGGAATTGACACTAGCATAGGACACTTGGTATTCTACTATTGTTGTTCAGAGTTGCTATGTTGCCTCAAGATTGGTTTTTAGTGGTGTTCTTTTTACTGAAAGTTGTACAAAAGTGAACTTGGTCGGGAAATTCATTTTTGGATGTGTCCAATCAAAGTCTAAAGTTAACAACCGATATCTGTGTTGTATAGATTGAAAGAACGAAATTAGACAACTATTTAGTAGCATACGTGAACTAATGAGCATCTTCTTTTAAAAGTACAATGACTCCAAGTGCAATGTGAGAAGCATCTACATGCTCTACATATTTTTCGAGTTTCTTATTTtctgttttaagaaaaatgccTCTGTTCAACCATGCAGGCAGGGGTTATTGAAGAAATGGTAAATGATGCCCTTGACTCGGCATTGGATTCCGAAGATATCGAAGTAGAGACCGAAGAAGAAGTTGATAAGGTTCTTTCGGAAATAGCCGGTGAAACTGCAGCAGAGCTTCCTGAAGCTGTTCGGAAGGAAAGAGTGAGGGTATCTGCGCATAAAGAAAGCACTTCCCGAGAGGTATGCAAAACTTTAAACCCCTTTCATTCACTTGATTTTGCAAAACGCTGAAGCAATTCAATTTCTTATAAATTGTATAGGAAGAAGCTATAGTGGAGGGTGCCAATGATGAGGAAGAGCTAGAAGAGATAAGGGCACGGCTTGCTCGAGTTCGATCGTGAAAATTTCACCTTGTTTATGGTGTTCTTTAGCTATCTATCAACTGAAACTGTGCTTTGTATTGTATTCCTCCATTAAAGGGGGATTTGAGCTAATCTGTTGTGTTTGAAGAGAGCTTTGAAGTTTGAACCCAAACATTCAATAGTGAATATGGATTTGCACTGTGGAGCAGTAGGCCAATTGCTTCactaaaattctatttaattcttttaaataatatcatttaattattacaagTTTAATATagtcctaaaattttattgcaaGTTGTATAACAAGTTTATAAGTTTGCACTTCATTGTAAAATCCAGACATACTTGGTCTTTGCAtgttgaaatatgaattattatataattgatgtattatatcaaatttagcTTTCTAACGTTAatcactttcttttattttgttttttagttaaatttaattattaatttttttagtgatTTATGTAGATCTGATTATGGGTCGGGTTGGGTTGATGTTAAATTTTAGGTTTGTTTTCTAAGTTTAGGCTCAaaaaatgagcttaaaattttactcaagtTTAGTCCATATAAAAATGCTAAATCCGAGCCTAATTCAGTTCGcttgtattaatttatatatattttttatataaaaacaaatttaaaaatatataatacatcaaatacacaaaaacattaaataagagttatacaatatccaaacaataacgaTAAAATAGTAGgaatataatagcaaaatagtagcaaaataacaataaatagaAGCAGGGGAAAAAATTGACTTGAGACGCAGCTCGTTTAGAGAACgacactttttttttatccaaacccacTTTTTAGACTTATATTTTACTCAAACCCTCACACTTTTTCGGTGAGCCTTCAATCTTGAGCAAGTGGTTCGAAACATTATCGGGTCTAGTTATATGTTATgtcaacaaataaattaaaaattatataaagttttttttaaaaaaactataaaaaattaatattaagtaCGAATGTATTACTATGCAAACTGCAATGTTTacaatgtaatattttaattgatattttcattaaaaataataattcaactcttttaatatattaatgttaaaattgacttctttaaaaaataaaataaaatatttaaaaataataaattgacaaaaaatataaatattcaacattaaattaaactaaaatgcatcaaatcaaaataaacttgGTCTTACATGTTAGAAACAAATAGTCAACTTAAGTATATGATTAAACCGAATCAAATCATGGTAAACTTGTCaacttattatattatataatcaaaagagGTCAAATGGTGATCTCAACTtgactttctttatttttcaccacataagtaaatatatttttctttcaactaTTTCAGACAGCCTTCTGATTTGATAGATGAACCTTTGTACGCCCACAGACAAGACTCCTCACTAATCTTTCCTAATAAAGTAAATCAAAAGAGCACTTCTCCAATCATTCTTAAACCTATGTTTTGtctaaatctcaattttttcaAACACCATATTGCTTTAAAAAGTAGGTTTTTTCGATTGTCGTTGAATCTATGCTCTGACCAAAGATTAAAAAACTTGGTGACTCCACTGATATCCTTTAGACTACATTTTGAATTTAACTATTATAAAACGATTTCATTTTGACTCCAATATctaatataaatgttttatttattattttcacctctacctaaaattgtttgaactattaaataaaaacttttgtatTTACTTTaatcaaaagtaaaatataaattttgattattcgATTAACCgatcaaattaatcaaaatatttcgATTTGATTAATATATGTAAGAAAAAACTTCATTTCAAGTAACAGATagagattttatattttaagtaattcaaTTTGAGTGTTAAAACACTACTAATTAGATCAAagaataaactattaaaaattaatataatatcagACGGTTACTATAACATGTACTACTTTATTCTAACATTCAAAAGTCATTTTTAACCAACagattgataaaatttttatcaaaaaaattaatttaatctaaggATGTCCCTGTTTGTACTATGTTTAGGTGTACCCGATTTCTTCGTGTATTGGTAAACcttaaaaacaacaaatgtAGTGAAGATGTGTGCAAGTAGTTGTGCTATCTTTTAAACACTATTTTCTGACTATAATTTCACTTAAAAACAAGGGTACAAAATCTGTAACATGTAAAATGTTGTAACGTACAAGTCAAGCAAGGAACTCATCAATATCAAAAAGCTCACAATTATCCCACACACTATTATTCCCTACATAATCCATTGGAATGTCATCGAAGAACTGCAACGATTCCAATCCTTCAAGCCAGCTATAATCTGTATCATCCCCTCTTCTATCAACCTCACCACCTTCACCTTTCATATCCATTGCACCACTTGTCGACGGCGCTTCAGAATCAACAGGACCATCCATAGCGGACTCAGAGCCACCGCAAGTGGCCGTTGTTGTAGTTGTAGCCTGAGAAAACCCATGTGAAGGAGTGGCGACTGAGTCCGAATCGGAACCCTGTGGCATGTTAAGGATCGCTTTGTCACCGTACATGGCTTTGGCGGCTTCGTCGTAAGCCGAAGCGGCTTCGACGGCAGTAGGGAAAGTGCCGAGCCAGAGACGTTTCCCTTTATTCGGAGCGCGGATTTCCGCTACCCACTTACCCCATGTACGCTGCCGTACGCCTCTGTAGTTACAGTTCTGGTTCTGCGGCCCGCCTTTACCCTTCATGCACCCTTTCTTGGAACCCTTAGCCGGCGCTTTACGTGATTGTTTGGCCTCCGAGTTCTCACTCCATAACTTCAAAGTATCCGCCACTGATAACCCGTCCCGTCTCTTCCTTTTACGTGAAGAACCCGGAAACAAAGACGAATCCATCTCTGGGTTGTGATTATCCTTAAAACCCATACCAAACATTCCCAAAAATTTCAAACGAGAAAACCCCAGAAATCTCCAGAAACAAGAACAGGGGCTAACCAAAACAAACGAAGCTCAAAAAGAGAGAACAAAAAAGGACGAAAAACAATGAACAAAGCTTAGTTCTAAACtgggtttttgatgaatttaaggaatttttttcctttcgtGAACGTTTGTTTTCTTGAAAGTGAAATCTTGGAGAGCAGGAAAGATCTTTAACACTCTGAGAACTGAGGATGATATTTAATACTTTTCCGGGAGATATTTATTGcaccttttattttcattaatttgaatttgttttaaaagattataaaataaacaagacACGTGTCGGATACTGAGTTGTTTTGAATGATGTTTCGTCGCCAGGAGACAGCTGGCACGTGTCACCTGGTTTTCCCCTGTGTATTCTAGAGATTATCCTTAGTTTACTTCCTTTCGaagaattttgttttactcGGTTTCCGTCTTTAACCCTGGTTCTTTGAATTGATTACAGATGTGCCACTAACTAACTACTAGGCAAGCTACTACTAAACAAACTAGCTTTGTTAGCGCTATAAGGACTTTTCTGTCATAAGTCAATATGGGCTTTGACCAACCATAAACCCATATGCAACCGCAAAAAGAAAACGGTttctttcaaataattatatttcaataattatttgagcCGAACTTACCTTTTTTTAGAAACAAACATTGAAGAAGgtagaaatttttttagaaatattttatttataataaacaaatctagttaatttaataattatatattttaaatagatttgtTCATGGATCAAGTTATCCAGCTCGGCATGTAGGCTCACCCCAAAAATAGGaaggtttaagttaaaatatagactcgaaaaataggtttaaaaaattttaaattggtcaaGTCTTGGGTAAggcttttttggcccgagcttAACCTGActcgaatttgaaaaaaatacttttttttaccatttcttgttgttttgctgttattttttttatttctcactattttgttaccatttcattattatatttctactaggggtgagcaaaactcgattcgactcgaaaaaatcgaaaaaaaaattcaaatttcgagttaaacgaatcgagttattcgagttattcgaatcaactcgaattttttttcgaatttcgagttcgaatcgagttaagttttcgaattcgaataactcaaataatccgaataattcgaatatcaaactataatattttacatttttagcctaaactcccaaacttttctacttttccctcaaaacttttactccttcccactttccccccaaaacttttactctcctcccctcccaaccccccaatctacccaaaatccatttcccaccaaaattttactcttccatttattttttctcaaaattttactcccaaaaaccctcaaaacattttattttcccccaaaatttttactccctcccacttttcccctaaaactttcattctcttcccatcccacctcccacctcccatctaccccaaactagacctgtccatgggccgggccgggccgggcccacaaaaaaatttcaactcgtttactaggcccgggcccggcccgaaatatgggcctgagattttgcccaggcccggcccgaagaaaaaatatggggcctggcccggcccggcccatttttaattaaaattaaaattaaaattatttttttaataaaattaaaactaattgttattaaaattaattgtttgtaaaattatcaaattattaattgttaattgtattaattgttgtaataaaatctaacatttgattagtaaatttatcaaattattaattgtattaattgttataataaaatctaacatttgattagtaaatttatcaaattattaattgtattaattgtattaattgttgtaacaaaatctaacatttgattagtaaaacaaatttgatgttttattattattattattttgtaacactagttaaggaaatgaaagtaaataaacttaaaataaaaaactattatattttaaaaataaaaaatatatatttaatatttttcgggccgggccgggcccgggccaaaaaaatcttGCCCAAGGCCctgcccattttttaaacgggcctaaaattttgcccaagcccatatttcgggcgggccgtcgggccgggccgggccgcccggcccatggacaggtctaccccaaaccctcccctccatttttttaatattttcctccaaaattttactcccctatttactttcctcaaacttttgttcccaaaatttttattttcccctaaacttttatttctcaccctttactctcaaataaaaaatcaaaattatccaaaaacaaaatcactaaacataaatagtaataattttatttatatatactatttatattattaaattaaatttcacattttatattatttatattattgaattgtttagtcatattgaatatttatattaaaattgaattcttaattatgccataaaatattcgtgttaaaattttatattggtatcaatttcacattttatttt
This genomic window from Gossypium raimondii isolate GPD5lz chromosome 10, ASM2569854v1, whole genome shotgun sequence contains:
- the LOC105777905 gene encoding vacuolar protein sorting-associated protein 24 homolog 1 isoform X1, producing MDKFKNMLKPKPNPQQLLRDWQRKLRQECRNIERQIRDVQREEKGVQKAIREAAKRNDMGSAKALAKEIVMSRKAVNRLYENKAQLNSISMHLGESVAIARTVGHLSKSAEVMKLVNNLMKAPQMAATMQEFSKEMIKAGVIEEMVNDALDSALDSEDIEVETEEEVDKVLSEIAGETAAELPEAVRKERVRVSAHKESTSREEEAIVEGANDEEELEEIRARLARVRS
- the LOC105774946 gene encoding dehydration-responsive element-binding protein 2A → MFGMGFKDNHNPEMDSSLFPGSSRKRKRRDGLSVADTLKLWSENSEAKQSRKAPAKGSKKGCMKGKGGPQNQNCNYRGVRQRTWGKWVAEIRAPNKGKRLWLGTFPTAVEAASAYDEAAKAMYGDKAILNMPQGSDSDSVATPSHGFSQATTTTTATCGGSESAMDGPVDSEAPSTSGAMDMKGEGGEVDRRGDDTDYSWLEGLESLQFFDDIPMDYVGNNSVWDNCELFDIDEFLA
- the LOC105777905 gene encoding vacuolar protein sorting-associated protein 24 homolog 1 isoform X2, translating into MGSAKALAKEIVMSRKAVNRLYENKAQLNSISMHLGESVAIARTVGHLSKSAEVMKLVNNLMKAPQMAATMQEFSKEMIKAGVIEEMVNDALDSALDSEDIEVETEEEVDKVLSEIAGETAAELPEAVRKERVRVSAHKESTSREEEAIVEGANDEEELEEIRARLARVRS